The Populus alba chromosome 6, ASM523922v2, whole genome shotgun sequence genomic interval ttttgaaaaaattttgaaattcttttattttttctttaaaaatttttctttaattcaaattaatttatttttgatgtttttagattattttaatgcgctaatattaaaaataatttttaaaatataaaaaaatatattattttaataaatttctaaataaaaaatacattaaaaaataaccacaacagTACATACCTAACAATACATTACAAATGAGTTTCAGGAACAGAACTAGAAGGACAGTAAAAATTATGGCTTCCTTAAACTGTCGAAGACGCAATGAATGAAGAGAGGAAAGGATGTACTAAAAATAAGCATTTCGTTTCACAATGAGAATTTTTGCTATAAAAGTACAAGTAAAGTGAGACTTCTTATTTGTGGTGAATCCAGTGAAGTGACTTAAAGCACATAAATAGAAACATCAATCGCGacgatgtgtttgtttttatgattggGGTTGAATTTTGTGAGtggagtttattaaaaaaaataaaataaaaaataatttttataattatatgcataattaaattatacccatttttaaccataaaaacaaacatatccaTTATGATTCACATCTTGAACACAAGTCTTTTATTCTTAGAAAGGTAAATCAAATGTCTTATATTCGATGTCATAAAGAAAGGATTGGTGTGACCTGACATGATCGGTCGCAATTAGCAAGCTACTTTTATTGTATAGCTCAAGAACAAATGAGCCtcttgacaaataaaaatagaaaatctcTACCGGAAGACATGAAGCTTATATGCTTGCACTGGAAGAAGCATAGGTAAGGATTCCAGGGTCTTGTTCAAACATAACCATGTCTTCCTTGGACACTCCAATCCATGCTTCTATTCCCTCACCGTCTTTTGTATCCAAGAAAATGGCAACCCTGTTAAGCTTCAAGGCAGGACTTAACCACAGAGGTTTGCCCCACCCAAAATCAGTTTCATAAAATGGAAAGTTGCACCAACTACTGAAACCGAACACCGTCAAATTCGAACCCTTTCTAGCTTCCTCCCCGGCTCTTTTGAGGAGGTTAAAGTACCCACCACCAGCATGAAACTTCCTGATATAGTCATCATTCATCATCCCTATTGACTCATGAAGTTTTCCAGCTAAACCATTATAGCTCAACACATTACTTTCACTCTCTGGCCACCTTGCTATTGTCACTTGGGAAATGTTTCCAATTGATTGTTTTGGCACCGCAGGTGGTTTCAGTCTCCTCCGCAGATCGACAGCAATAGATGCAGCATTTATCTGCATAGCTTCATTTTCTCTGGTGACGGTCATCATGGCCGTCAAAATAAGAGCTGAAACAGCTATGAAACGAGACGGGCGATCCAAAGATGGTCCGTTGCCTACTTCATCTCTTAGAGCAGCTAACCTGGAACCATCAAACAAGAACCTTTTCATCACGATTTCACTTGACACATCCTCTTTTACGAAGCTGTGCAAAGAGAAGCTTGATAGATCTTGTGGAGGAAAGAGAGTCGTGCAGTCGAAAACCACCTCGTCGATAACGTTATTGGGATCACAAGAAATTGCAGCCCAGCAATTAACAAAGGTTGCTAGAGTGGACGCATCAGCAACTGCATGCCAAATGCAGATGCTAATTGCGACCCCACCACAATTGAAGTAATTGACTTGAACTGCCATCGTTACCTGATCAGTGCTTAGCTTAGATGACTTTCCATAAGGGCTACATGGTAGTAGCTGTTGCTGCTGATTTATGTCTGCTTGCTCAAATACCATGGATATGTCACCAGCTACTCGAGCTTCAATGAACTCAGCGCCATCATCATTGCAGTCAACTGAAAAACCATCCTTTATTCGTCCAGCAAAAGGGTAGAAGTGAGTTAATGTTCGTGAGAAAGACTCTTTCAGATGATCAGAGTTCTTGCAGAGATTCTCACTGGCCGGTGAGTAAAAGAGGATGATGGGGGTGTAAATAGGAGGAGCTAACTGATCAAGGACAGAAAGCTTATAGGTTCTTAGGTGGTGCGGAGTGGAAGAAGAAGGTTTCAGGATTTCTCTAGAAATGATCTGAACTTCCATTTTCTACTTTGGCTACGAATTGGTGCTCAcgttttttataaaagaaaagttaGGCACCataatttggggggggggggggggaagagaGGTGTATCAAagcattttgttaaaaaaacattgttgacgtgtaatattattaacatatactTTACTATTTATATACACGGAAAGTCAATAACACTAAATTGGTAACTGTTATTGTGGCTaactttgaaaagaaagaaagaaagcaagcaaGCTGGGATGAACAACACAAgacaagttaatatttttatttattttaaaaaaacatttcttgattaatttttctaatgataaacaattagaaaaaaaaattaatttttttttcagaaaaatcaccttatacaaaacaaataggTCTTAGTTTCATTACATCACAATAGATATAACGAGTAATTACTAttaatagaaaggaaaaaaaagacatggAAGCTAAGAGGACTTGAGATACTCCTAATGTCATATATAGCAACCATAATCTAATCGTGTTTTGAAtggaattttaaaactaatgacAGGAGGATTTGGGATGGTGGGACTTTCCTATCATATTTGAAATGTCGgacttcttaatttttaatcaacttaCTTTATCACATGTTAAAATCATCGCAACTAAATTGGATAAAATTAAGGTTAATGACATGAATCTGGATTAAAAAAGGAACCGTCATATCAAACAATTACCAACTTTTTCAGGCAAAGAAATCCGCTTTAAACAGAAATACAATCTTTTCTACTGCTTCCAGGAACCATTGTCTAAGAATCTTATGGCTGCTTGAAAAGTGTGGTGACGGCTAATTGGCTACTGGGATTTTGGTCAAAGTTAGGCATGGACACGTCATGCCGTTGTTCTTACACCCACCAACCGAGCAGACTCCTCCGTTCAGGTTAAAAAGAAGACTATTCTTGTAGTTTACGCCTTATAAATAGAGGCTATAGTGAAGCCAAATGATGACATCTGCTTGTTTTATTGCTTGGGATGAATGAGGGCTTGGGGTCACGGGGagtactattgaaaaaaaataaggagcaTCAATAGAGACAAGGACACTTGTCATAAGTATATTGGAGGAGAAATTACAAGAAATACTTTGCAACCATAAAAGTAAAAAAGCTTAATGAAGCCTGTAATTTAAGTATGGATAttatccaatgaaaaaaaaaattta includes:
- the LOC118046175 gene encoding epi-neemfruitin B synthase L1AT, yielding MEVQIISREILKPSSSTPHHLRTYKLSVLDQLAPPIYTPIILFYSPASENLCKNSDHLKESFSRTLTHFYPFAGRIKDGFSVDCNDDGAEFIEARVAGDISMVFEQADINQQQQLLPCSPYGKSSKLSTDQVTMAVQVNYFNCGGVAISICIWHAVADASTLATFVNCWAAISCDPNNVIDEVVFDCTTLFPPQDLSSFSLHSFVKEDVSSEIVMKRFLFDGSRLAALRDEVGNGPSLDRPSRFIAVSALILTAMMTVTRENEAMQINAASIAVDLRRRLKPPAVPKQSIGNISQVTIARWPESESNVLSYNGLAGKLHESIGMMNDDYIRKFHAGGGYFNLLKRAGEEARKGSNLTVFGFSSWCNFPFYETDFGWGKPLWLSPALKLNRVAIFLDTKDGEGIEAWIGVSKEDMVMFEQDPGILTYASSSASI